The following are encoded in a window of Vigna unguiculata cultivar IT97K-499-35 chromosome 8, ASM411807v1, whole genome shotgun sequence genomic DNA:
- the LOC114195417 gene encoding ATPase family AAA domain-containing protein 1-like — translation MGRLSESKLVQELVLYAGSAALSCLVLFVGLRQLDPNREASKKALHHKKEIAKRLGRPLVNTNPYEDVIACDVINPDHINVEFNSIGGLKTTKQALYELVILPLRRPDLFSHGKLLGPQKGVLLYGPPGTGKTMLAKAIAKESGAVFINVRISNLMSKWFGDAQKLVSAIFSLAHKLQPAIIFIDEVDSFLGQRRQTDHEALLNMKTEFMALWDGFTTDQNAQVMVLAATNRPSELDEAILRRLPQAFEIGIPDQKERAEILNVILKGERIEENIDFDHIAFLCEGYTGSDLFDLCKKAAYFPIRELLDEEKKGRSVSAPRPLSQVDLEKALATSRKTTVAAFEYNGLSADTLRWARQREPGGDYQVQAAINELSKFVVSHMTSRQPDATDL, via the exons ATGGGTCGTTTATCAGAGTCGAAGTTGGTTCAAGAGCTGGTTCTGTACGCCGGTAGCGCAGCACTGAGTTGTTTGGTCTTGTTTGTTGGCCTCCGACAACTCGACCCTAATCGTGAGGCTTCAAAGAAGGCCCTTCACCACAAAAAGGAGATAGCCAAACGCCTTGGTCGTCCTCTTGTTAACACAAACCCTTACGAG GATGTCATAGCATGCGATGTTATCAATCCTGACCACATTAATGTGGAGTTTAACTCTATCGGAGGACTGAAAACGACAAAACAAGCTCTATATGAACTTGTAATTCTGCCTCTAAGAAGACCTGACTTGTTTTCTCATGGTAAACTTCTTGGGCCACAAAAGGGTGTCCTTCTGTATGGACCACCTGGCACGGGGAAGACCATGCTTGCCAAAGCTATTGCTAAGGAGTCTGGAGCAGTTTTCATCAATGTTAGGATATCAAACCTGATGAGCAAGTGGTTTGGAGATGCCCAGAAACTTG TGAGTGCCATATTTAGCCTAGCTCATAAGCTCCAGCCTGCCATCATATTCATTGATGAAGTTGACAGCTTTTTGGGCCAGCGTCGTCAAACAGATCACGAGGCTTTGTTAAACATGAAAACTGAATTCATGGCTCTGTGGGATGGTTTTACTACTGATC AGAATGCTCAAGTTATGGTCCTTGCTGCTACTAATCGTCCTTCAGAACTTGATGAAGCAATACTTCGACGACTTCCTCAAGCATTTGAAATTGGTATTCCGGACCAAAAGGAGAGGGCTGAGATATTGAATGTTATCTTGAAGGGTGAGAGGATTGAAGAAAACATAGACTTTGACCATATAGCTTTCTTATGTGAAGGTTACACCGGTTCGGATCTATTTGACCTGTGCAAGAAAGCTGCATATTTTCCAATTAGAGAACTTCTGGATGAAGAGAAGAAAGGGAGAAGTGTTTCT GCTCCTAGACCATTGTCCCAGGTAGACTTGGAGAAGGCCCTGGCAACATCACGAAAGACTACTGTTGCTGCATTTGAATACAATGGATTAAGTGCAGATACTCTAAGATGGGCAAGGCAAAGGGAACCTGGTGGTGATTATCAGGTTCAAGCTGCCATTAATGAACTCTCTAAGTTTGTGGTATCTCACATGACTAGTCGCCAGCCAGATGCGACAGATCTTTAA